The following proteins come from a genomic window of Paenibacillus swuensis:
- a CDS encoding cation:proton antiporter gives MLILQLAIILIFSKIAGDISVRLGQPSVLGKLLIGIVVGPSVLGLIHSTEVLEELSQIGVILLMFIAGLETDTEEFKRTGKASLFVGMAGIIVPLTLGYGAGLILNLPPLEAVFLGLLLSATSVSISVQALKEMGKLKSREGSTILGAAVIDDILVIVGLAFVMSLAGGEVNLGFIILKKFLFFAVAILLGWILVPWALKRFAPLRVTESVISAGLIICFFYAYLAEYAGVAAIIGAYIAGVAISVTEYKHEVFEKVETIGYSIFVPVFFTSIGVSAKFDGIADNLWLITWLSALAIVTKLAGSALGARLAGFKNRNALGIGAAMVSRGEVALIIAAIGLDAGLLEDDLFAVLIVVVLVTTIVTPPMMKLFLGDSRPERVSGRV, from the coding sequence ATGCTTATTCTTCAATTGGCTATTATTCTGATTTTCTCCAAAATCGCGGGTGACATCAGCGTTCGGCTCGGACAGCCCTCAGTGCTCGGTAAGTTGCTTATCGGCATTGTGGTGGGACCGTCCGTGCTGGGGCTCATTCATTCGACGGAGGTTCTCGAGGAGCTTAGTCAAATTGGTGTGATTTTGCTCATGTTCATCGCCGGCTTGGAGACGGATACGGAAGAGTTTAAGCGGACGGGGAAGGCGTCGTTGTTTGTAGGTATGGCGGGTATTATCGTTCCGCTCACGCTTGGTTACGGGGCGGGGTTGATTTTGAACTTGCCGCCGTTGGAAGCCGTGTTCCTGGGCCTGCTATTGTCGGCGACGTCGGTCAGTATTTCCGTACAGGCGCTCAAGGAGATGGGCAAGCTCAAGTCCAGAGAGGGATCCACGATCTTAGGCGCGGCGGTGATTGATGATATTCTGGTGATTGTGGGGCTGGCTTTTGTAATGAGTTTGGCGGGCGGGGAAGTGAACCTAGGATTCATTATTCTCAAAAAATTCCTCTTCTTCGCCGTCGCCATCCTCCTCGGCTGGATTCTGGTGCCATGGGCGCTGAAGCGGTTCGCACCGTTACGGGTAACCGAGTCGGTCATCTCGGCAGGGCTTATCATCTGCTTCTTCTACGCTTATTTGGCGGAGTATGCGGGGGTCGCAGCTATTATCGGGGCTTATATTGCGGGAGTCGCCATCTCGGTAACCGAATACAAGCATGAAGTGTTTGAGAAGGTCGAGACGATCGGTTATTCGATCTTCGTGCCGGTATTCTTCACGTCGATCGGGGTGAGCGCGAAGTTCGACGGTATCGCCGACAATTTGTGGCTGATTACCTGGCTGTCGGCGCTGGCGATCGTGACGAAGCTTGCCGGATCCGCGTTAGGCGCAAGGCTCGCGGGCTTCAAGAACCGCAACGCGCTGGGTATAGGCGCGGCCATGGTGTCGCGGGGCGAAGTCGCGCTCATCATCGCGGCGATCGGACTGGACGCGGGACTGCTCGAGGACGATCTGTTCGCTGTGCTCATCGTGGTAGTG